One Micromonospora sp. FIMYZ51 genomic window carries:
- the dnaN gene encoding DNA polymerase III subunit beta, which translates to MKVTVERDAFAEAVLAASKAVAGKPHIPVLGGLLIRTADDGVTVSGFDYEVSHESWARGTVTDPGTALVSGRLLASIVKALPGKPVELASVGAHLELVCGAARFTLPTMPVEDYPTLPALPEAIGTVDAAEFVAAINRAAVAASRDETLPMMTGVRVEFRAGTVDLLATDRYRLTHITIPFAGASDDLSVDLLIPAQVLVEAAKTWTGSTIEVSAASGGDGLVGFADGRRKTTSRLLDGGNYPPVRSLFPSTANATAIVSTGQLIEVVKRVALVAERTTPVLLTFAPDSPLIVEAGGTEEARASESMDIGSYDGSPLTVGFNPQYLLDGLTTVGGDAQIAMVDAFKPAVISPAGQTDNAHRYLIMPIRVSK; encoded by the coding sequence ATGAAGGTCACCGTTGAGCGCGATGCGTTCGCCGAAGCCGTGCTCGCCGCATCCAAAGCCGTCGCCGGCAAACCCCACATCCCGGTGCTGGGTGGGCTGCTGATCCGCACCGCCGACGACGGCGTGACCGTGTCCGGTTTCGACTACGAGGTGTCGCACGAGTCGTGGGCGCGCGGCACCGTCACCGACCCCGGCACTGCCCTCGTGTCGGGTCGTCTGTTGGCCAGCATCGTCAAGGCGCTCCCCGGCAAGCCCGTCGAACTCGCGTCCGTCGGCGCACACCTGGAACTCGTGTGCGGTGCCGCCCGATTCACCCTGCCGACGATGCCGGTGGAGGACTATCCGACCCTGCCGGCCCTGCCGGAGGCGATCGGCACAGTGGACGCGGCCGAGTTTGTTGCCGCCATCAACCGGGCCGCTGTCGCCGCCTCCCGCGACGAGACGCTGCCGATGATGACCGGCGTCCGGGTCGAATTCCGTGCCGGCACGGTCGATCTGCTGGCCACCGACCGGTACCGGTTGACCCACATCACGATCCCGTTCGCCGGGGCCAGCGACGACCTGTCGGTGGACCTACTCATTCCCGCCCAGGTGTTGGTGGAGGCCGCGAAGACGTGGACCGGTTCCACGATCGAGGTGTCGGCCGCGTCGGGCGGTGACGGACTGGTCGGGTTCGCGGACGGGCGCCGCAAGACGACGTCGCGTCTGCTGGACGGCGGCAACTATCCGCCCGTCCGATCGCTGTTCCCGTCTACCGCCAACGCCACGGCGATCGTGTCGACCGGCCAGCTGATCGAGGTCGTCAAGCGGGTCGCCCTGGTCGCCGAACGCACCACACCGGTACTGCTCACGTTCGCCCCCGACTCGCCGCTGATCGTGGAGGCGGGCGGCACGGAGGAGGCGCGGGCGTCCGAGTCGATGGACATCGGCAGCTACGACGGCTCGCCGCTGACCGTCGGTTTCAACCCGCAGTACCTGCTCGACGGGCTCACCACCGTCGGCGGTGACGCGCAGATCGCCATGGTCGACGCGTTCAAACCGGCTGTGATCTCCCCGGCCGGGCAGACCGACAACGCCCACCGCTACTTGATCATGCCGATCCGGGTGTCCAAATGA
- a CDS encoding helix-turn-helix transcriptional regulator, producing the protein MRVIPDLHPDDTRNRDHIATWLRRIREGRHISQPQAADRYGCTEFAFSHMELRRSWHVTTVQHWARVYDYRLQLTPLGLTVPDDGDPLAAMYEHTSPATAEAEDRLDLRIYVNNLARIRRAAGLTLAALGERMGCTEPAVHRREANPDRVLVSTLQRHTRALGGVLDLSLVPVFEGAAV; encoded by the coding sequence ATGCGCGTCATCCCCGACCTGCACCCCGACGACACCCGCAACCGCGACCACATCGCCACCTGGCTACGGCGCATCCGCGAAGGCCGACACATCTCGCAGCCGCAAGCCGCCGACCGGTACGGCTGCACCGAATTCGCGTTCTCCCACATGGAGCTACGTCGCTCCTGGCACGTGACCACCGTCCAACACTGGGCACGCGTCTACGACTACCGACTACAGCTCACCCCGCTTGGTCTGACCGTGCCCGACGACGGGGATCCGCTCGCCGCCATGTACGAGCACACCAGCCCGGCGACCGCAGAAGCCGAAGACCGACTTGATCTGCGGATCTACGTCAACAACCTGGCCCGTATCCGCCGCGCCGCCGGGCTCACGTTGGCGGCGCTCGGTGAGCGCATGGGTTGCACGGAGCCGGCGGTTCATCGCCGGGAAGCAAACCCTGACCGGGTTTTGGTGTCGACGCTGCAACGGCACACACGCGCTCTCGGCGGGGTGCTCGACCTGTCTCTTGTCCCCGTGTTCGAAGGAGCCGCCGTATGA
- a CDS encoding WhiB family transcriptional regulator, protein MSSQPAGDWRHHAVCRDEDPELFFPIGTSGPALLQVEQAKAVCRRCSVTDQCLQWALESGQDAGVWAGMSEEERRALKRRGGLRILRAHQA, encoded by the coding sequence ATGTCCAGCCAGCCCGCAGGCGACTGGCGACACCACGCGGTCTGCCGCGACGAAGATCCAGAGCTTTTCTTCCCGATCGGCACGTCCGGCCCCGCGCTGTTGCAGGTCGAGCAAGCCAAAGCTGTTTGCCGTCGCTGCTCGGTCACCGACCAGTGCCTGCAATGGGCGCTCGAAAGTGGCCAAGACGCCGGTGTTTGGGCCGGCATGTCCGAAGAAGAACGCCGCGCCCTCAAGCGTCGCGGCGGCCTGCGGATCCTGCGAGCCCACCAAGCATGA
- a CDS encoding DUF4326 domain-containing protein, whose product MSPQRIQRKRTRGWSRPDNAVIVDRTSRWGNPFRVADCLDAEVAANEADARKVCVAAFDAWLDGEPEYAHVEPARRERILAELHTLAGKDLACTCAPGLLCHGDVLIRRANHAVQAVAA is encoded by the coding sequence GTGAGCCCGCAGCGGATCCAACGCAAGCGCACCCGAGGGTGGAGCCGGCCCGACAACGCCGTCATCGTGGACCGCACCAGCCGATGGGGCAACCCGTTCCGCGTCGCCGACTGCCTGGACGCCGAGGTCGCCGCCAACGAAGCCGACGCCCGCAAGGTGTGCGTCGCCGCTTTCGACGCCTGGCTCGACGGTGAACCCGAGTATGCCCACGTTGAGCCGGCCCGCCGGGAACGGATCCTCGCCGAACTGCACACGCTTGCCGGCAAGGATCTGGCGTGCACCTGCGCGCCGGGGTTGCTCTGCCACGGAGACGTTTTAATCCGCCGGGCCAACCACGCTGTTCAGGCGGTGGCCGCATGA